The following DNA comes from Hemibagrus wyckioides isolate EC202008001 linkage group LG05, SWU_Hwy_1.0, whole genome shotgun sequence.
CATGCAGCATTGAACAGAGGAGCTGCTGTTAAGACTCAGAAGAGCCCGTTGAGGTGTGGAAGGAACAGGTTCAGAGGTGTCACCATTACACATGGAGTGAAGGGGTTTTGCAGAAGCAAAAGAGAGGCGCAAGCCACTAAGGGAAGGTTGCTTGCAGGTGCCATTTTGCATTCTGGAAGTACTTTGGGGCTCAGGATCAGACTCCGGGCTATGTTTGAGGCATGTGGGTTCAGTTTTAGGCTGTGCAGAAATGGCCAATGGTACAAAAGTCTCAGATTGGATGCTCAAATCTTCAGTGAGGGTTTCTGTGGAGCTTTCCAGGACAGAAGGAAGTATCTCAGCCACCTCTGTAACAGGCCTGGTAATCTTTGGAAGTGGACAGAGAAGTTTATGCTCATTGTTGACCTCTTCCCCATAtccatttctgacatttttaatgGCAGTGGGTGGAGCACAAGTAAGACTAAAACTGCTATGAAGATTTTGGGCCTCCTTTGTTGTGCATTTGTTCAAAACAATCTGGACTGATTTCTTGTATTCAGTGGCTTTAACTTCATCTGGGGAATGAAATGACTGACCCACTGAATCACATGATTTCTCATTCACCACAGAACATTGAACATTAATGATTTTTGTCCTAGTTAGACTTTCACCACTGTCATCTTCAGCATAATCATCTTTAGACACCTCAAAGCCATAGGCAACACCATTTCTCTCAACCACAGTCAAATCGTTATCAGTATTGTATTGATTCTCAGTATCATTGGAAATAACATGATTGTTAGCATGCTCAGCTTTAGCATCTCTGAGACTGTCTGCAGTAGCCTCTTGCAAAATATTCTCTATCTGTCCCATTGCCATGTCCACTGAAAGCTCAGCCTCCACTCCCTCACCTAATAGCAACCTTACACAGTTGATAGCTTGAGAACACTCCTCTGTCCCCATATGCAGTGTAGTTTTGTTAAGTCCAGCCACCAACTGGCCATTTGGCCATTCCTCTGTGCCCTGTAGCCTGGTGCCATCAGTTCCTGCCATTATGCTGAGTTCCAGTGATCTGCGATGCTCTTGCCACTTCTCATTCAGGCTGGGGTCACTGGAACGTCTGTTAGGGGGCAGAGAATTTCCAGCTTCACATGCACTGGGCAAGTTATCAAAAGATCGGGTTTTGGGATGCCTGTTCATGGAACACAAAGCAAGAAAATTAGATTCAAATGGCTTGCAAATGGGGATTTTTCACTTTAAACAGAGCAATGACATCAAACAATATAGGAGTAAAGTAATTTCCATCTTTCTCGTAGAATAATTTCCATGTTTCTCTTTTGCTAAGAAAATATTAAGAAATTTATGGCTATAaaaattaatacacatacagaggatcagccattatattaaaaatacctACTTAATTTTGTGCTATAGGTGCACCCCCTtgtgctgacaaaacagccctgacccaatgaggcatggactccacaaaacCTCTGAAGGTTGTACTGGAAACTTGCAAGATTTCAAAAATGGCTTAGCTACTCCCAACATCAGGGCTGTGGTGGCTTCCAGGCTCACCTGAACAGAGGCTGGCCTTCAGGGTTGGCACCACACAGATCATAGGAGACACACGATTCATCGTAGGGTGTTGTGGGAGATGAGCAAGGCAGGTACACTGCAGTCCATAGCATCAAGTTACGCACATGATACACAGGATGCAAAACCTTAGAAAATCAGACAGTAAAAAATGGCAGAAAATGAGCTCATTAATATTGGCCGTCAGGTCTTTTGTTTCTTACAGAGTCACAAACCAAAGGAACGGTAGAGAGAAGAAAGTCAATGGATGAACACTGATTAAATGAATTACGGATACATAAGGGGCAAAAAGGAGAGCTAAAGCTGTAAGGACATACTGTCTCTGAGAGTGATGAGTAGAGCATGTTTTTGAAGGAGCGGTTAGCTGGGTGCAGCAGAGACCACACAGAACAAGTTCTCTCCTGGATGTGTTGgtcttctctttcctttttactGTTACACAAGAATGTGCCAAACAAACAGGAGTATGTGTGCTGTACGAGCTTCACctaagtgcacacacacacacacacacacacacacacacacacacacacacactcctatgatATTATAGCCTATCACATTCAATTTAAAGAGACTTCTGTCTGTGAAGTGTGCAGACCAATAATTAATTTGAAACAGAAtgacaccaatttttttttattcagtctgACCAAAGCTGTAATAAGTGATAGCATGGAAATTACCAAAAAGGCCTCAGTGAACTCAAATGAGCAGGGGAACTGTCTCTGGAGCTGGTGCACACAGTCAAGCCATTGCAGAAACACTGGACATCGCTCATTCAGGTCCTCTGCATTCTCTCCATGTCCGCAGCGGTCAGCAAACTTATGACCAAAGTCCAGCCATTCCATCTCTACCAGGACTTGAAAACCCTAGGTATCAAAGGAGTCACATATTTGTAAAGCAGATTATGTCATTTCTGTTCATTAATCTGTGGTTTAATACTATCTAACACTCATTTTTATGATGTTAAACATGTTTGCATCGAATATACTAATCCTGCTCCATGcaaaaaaatgtaacaatatTTGTTGCCATTTGTAAATGGCAACAAatattgttacattttttttgcatggaAAAAACTTGCTGATCTAAATAGAGCCATTTGAAGAAAACATCCTTCCAATCCCCTTGTGGTTTGACTATTTAGGCTGCTATGTGTGGCAGCCTAAAAAACTCTGACATGGTGagattttgacattttctactataattatgattattattattataactataagATATTAAGTGTCTGACTTGCACTTCTCAACCACAAATGAAATTATAACATTCTGTCTATAACAagtctggtgagaagaaaatgacatttaaatgtACTGAACACAGGTAAATATACTGAAAAAGGTTTCATTCCAATTTCACTGAAAGGCACACCCACACTGACTGTACTTGCTGATCTAATGTCGTTAATTTAACATATTATAAGACGTATAAACTGTGACCCAAATTAATGATTAAACAATATATATTCCTTCGCTCTTATGGCTATCTGAATATAAATTTAGGCAAAAGTcaggatttaaaaaatcttttacatAAAAGATTCACAAGACAccttatataaatacacatgtTAAAACCACCTGTCCCTTTCTTCTTCTAGGAATGACTAAGCTCACCTCTATTGTGCGATAGTAAGGGTCCAACAGGAGTTTGGACAGTGCCACTATCTGTGGTGTACGATCCCATCCGTCTGAGCAGTGCACTAGCACGGGCCTGTGGTCACGGTCCACAGCGCTCACCACTAACAGAGCAGCCTTCAGTAGGAGAGACAAGTGCTGCAGCCACTTAGTGCTCTCCAGAGCAGACAGCCAGCTAAAGACACAAAGAAGAGA
Coding sequences within:
- the mtmr3 gene encoding myotubularin-related protein 3 isoform X12 is translated as MEEEVGQQSRECVQANQIFPRKPPVLEEEDLQVPFPELHGEFTKYVGRAEDAVIAMSSYRLHVKFKESIVNVPLQLLESVECRDMFQLHIMCKDCKVIRCKFSTFEQCQKWLKRLSLVTRPPSQLEELFSFAFHAWCMDSYSSEKEQHNEHCRPGDHVISRFHSEVKRMGFDTQKAWRISELNDKYKLCSSYPQLVVVPAWVTDKELENVAAFRSWKRFPAVVYRHQSTGTVIARCSQPEVSWWGWRNADDEHLVQAIARACSMDSSSNKTIRNRSFSCDFQNGPDLSDVEFDSSMTNSSEVDCLAIQPHKLLILDARSYAAAVANRAKGGGCECPEYYPNCEVLFMGMANIHSIRKSFQSLRILCAQMPDPANWLSALESTKWLQHLSLLLKAALLVVSAVDRDHRPVLVHCSDGWDRTPQIVALSKLLLDPYYRTIEGFQVLVEMEWLDFGHKFADRCGHGENAEDLNERCPVFLQWLDCVHQLQRQFPCSFEFTEAFLVKLVQHTYSCLFGTFLCNSKKEREDQHIQERTCSVWSLLHPANRSFKNMLYSSLSETVLHPVYHVRNLMLWTAVYLPCSSPTTPYDESCVSYDLCGANPEGQPLFRHPKTRSFDNLPSACEAGNSLPPNRRSSDPSLNEKWQEHRRSLELSIMAGTDGTRLQGTEEWPNGQLVAGLNKTTLHMGTEECSQAINCVRLLLGEGVEAELSVDMAMGQIENILQEATADSLRDAKAEHANNHVISNDTENQYNTDNDLTVVERNGVAYGFEVSKDDYAEDDSGESLTRTKIINVQCSVVNEKSCDSVGQSFHSPDEVKATEYKKSVQIVLNKCTTKEAQNLHSSFSLTCAPPTAIKNVRNGYGEEVNNEHKLLCPLPKITRPVTEVAEILPSVLESSTETLTEDLSIQSETFVPLAISAQPKTEPTCLKHSPESDPEPQSTSRMQNGTCKQPSLSGLRLSFASAKPLHSMCNGDTSEPVPSTPQRALLSLNSSSSVQCCMHSGRSHLDDDGLSLHTDAMQQRLLQIEAGHQFEVEALKRQVQELWSQLQSQHAITKQRSLNGDLGNEMTSVADINLDPNCLSHCNTELFSETSWEQVDRQDTEVTRWYPDHLAAQCYGCERGFWLVTRKHHCRRKDCMEEAWYCGNVFCASCCDQKIPVPSQQLFEPSRVCKTCYNSLQSSAPPLDLEFDKSIMASSN
- the mtmr3 gene encoding myotubularin-related protein 3 isoform X4; this encodes MEVLTQPCLLLRYTIIFVWLIFRERLSSEHQASGLRHPFSRTFHQPLYLWPPCQNVQDPVAQVPFPELHGEFTKYVGRAEDAVIAMSSYRLHVKFKESIVNVPLQLLESVECRDMFQLHIMCKDCKVIRCKFSTFEQCQKWLKRLSLVTRPPSQLEELFSFAFHAWCMDSYSSEKEQHNEHCRPGDHVISRFHSEVKRMGFDTQKAWRISELNDKYKLCSSYPQLVVVPAWVTDKELENVAAFRSWKRFPAVVYRHQSTGTVIARCSQPEVSWWGWRNADDEHLVQAIARACSMDSSSNKTIRNRSFSCDFQNGPDLSDVEFDSSMTNSSEVDCLAIQPHKLLILDARSYAAAVANRAKGGGCECPEYYPNCEVLFMGMANIHSIRKSFQSLRILCAQMPDPANWLSALESTKWLQHLSLLLKAALLVVSAVDRDHRPVLVHCSDGWDRTPQIVALSKLLLDPYYRTIEGFQVLVEMEWLDFGHKFADRCGHGENAEDLNERCPVFLQWLDCVHQLQRQFPCSFEFTEAFLVKLVQHTYSCLFGTFLCNSKKEREDQHIQERTCSVWSLLHPANRSFKNMLYSSLSETVLHPVYHVRNLMLWTAVYLPCSSPTTPYDESCVSYDLCGANPEGQPLFRHPKTRSFDNLPSACEAGNSLPPNRRSSDPSLNEKWQEHRRSLELSIMAGTDGTRLQGTEEWPNGQLVAGLNKTTLHMGTEECSQAINCVRLLLGEGVEAELSVDMAMGQIENILQEATADSLRDAKAEHANNHVISNDTENQYNTDNDLTVVERNGVAYGFEVSKDDYAEDDSGESLTRTKIINVQCSVVNEKSCDSVGQSFHSPDEVKATEYKKSVQIVLNKCTTKEAQNLHSSFSLTCAPPTAIKNVRNGYGEEVNNEHKLLCPLPKITRPVTEVAEILPSVLESSTETLTEDLSIQSETFVPLAISAQPKTEPTCLKHSPESDPEPQSTSRMQNGTCKQPSLSGLRLSFASAKPLHSMCNGDTSEPVPSTPQRALLSLNSSSSVQCCMHSGRSHLDDDGLSLHTDAMQQRLLQIEAGHQFEVEALKRQVQELWSQLQSQHAITKQRSLNGDLGNEMTSVADINLDPNCLSHCNTELFSETSWEQVDRQDTEVTRWYPDHLAAQCYGCERGFWLVTRKHHCRRKDCMEEAWYCGNVFCASCCDQKIPVPSQQLFEPSRVCKTCYNSLQSSAPPLDLEFDKSIMASSN
- the mtmr3 gene encoding myotubularin-related protein 3 isoform X13 yields the protein MEEEVGQQSRECVQANQIFPRKPPVLEEEDLQVPFPELHGEFTKYVGRAEDAVIAMSSYRLHVKFKESIVNVPLQLLESVECRDMFQLHIMCKDCKVIRCKFSTFEQCQKWLKRLSLVTRPPSQLEELFSFAFHAWCMDSYSSEKEQHNEHCRPGDHVISRFHSEVKRMGFDTQKAWRISELNDKYKLCSSYPQLVVVPAWVTDKELENVAAFRSWKRFPAVVYRHQSTGTVIARCSQPEVSWWGWRNADDEHLVQAIARACSMDSSSNKTIRNRSFSCDFQNGPDLSDVEFDSSMTNSSEVDCLAIQPHKLLILDARSYAAAVANRAKGGGCECPEYYPNCEVLFMGMANIHSIRKSFQSLRILCAQMPDPANWLSALESTKWLQHLSLLLKAALLVVSAVDRDHRPVLVHCSDGWDRTPQIVALSKLLLDPYYRTIEGFQVLVEMEWLDFGHKFADRCGHGENAEDLNERCPVFLQWLDCVHQLQRQFPCSFEFTEAFLVKLVQHTYSCLFGTFLCNSKKEREDQHIQERTCSVWSLLHPANRSFKNMLYSSLSETVLHPVYHVRNLMLWTAVYLPCSSPTTPYDESCVSYDLCGANPEGQPLFRHPKTRSFDNLPSACEAGNSLPPNRRSSDPSLNEKWQEHRRSLELSIMAGTDGTRLQGTEEWPNGQLVAGLNKTTLHMGTEECSQAINCVRLLLGEGVEAELSVDMAMGQIENILQEATADSLRDAKAEHANNHVISNDTENQYNTDNDLTVVERNGVAYGFEVSKDDYAEDDSGESLTRTKIINVQCSVVNEKSCDSVGQSFHSPDEVKATEYKKSVQIVLNKCTTKEAQNLHSSFSLTCAPPTAIKNVRNGYGEEVNNEHKLLCPLPKITRPVTEVAEILPSVLESSTETLTEDLSIQSETFVPLAISAQPKTEPTCLKHSPESDPEPQSTSRMQNGTCKQPSLSGLRLSFASAKPLHSMCNGDTSEPVPSTPQRALLSLNSSSSVQCCMHSGRSHLDDDGLSLHTDAMQQRLLQIEAGHQFEVEALKRQVQELWSQLQSQHAITKQRSLNGDLGNEMTSVADINLDPNCLSHCNTELFSETSWEQVDRQDTEVTRWYPDHLAAQCYGCERGFWLVTRKHHCRYCGNVFCASCCDQKIPVPSQQLFEPSRVCKTCYNSLQSSAPPLDLEFDKSIMASSN
- the mtmr3 gene encoding myotubularin-related protein 3 isoform X10, giving the protein MEEEVGQQSRECVQANQIFPRKPPVLEEEDLQVPLQLLESVECRDMFQLHIMCKDCKVIRCKFSTFEQCQKWLKRLSLVTRPPSQLEELFSFAFHAWCMDSYSSEKEQHNEHCRPGDHVISRFHSEVKRMGFDTQKAWRISELNDKYKLCSSYPQLVVVPAWVTDKELENVAAFRSWKRFPAVVYRHQSTGTVIARCSQPEVSWWGWRNADDEHLVQAIARACSMDSSSNKTIRNRSFSCDFQNGPDLSDVEFDSSMTNSSEVDCLAIQPHKLLILDARSYAAAVANRAKGGGCECPEYYPNCEVLFMGMANIHSIRKSFQSLRILCAQMPDPANWLSALESTKWLQHLSLLLKAALLVVSAVDRDHRPVLVHCSDGWDRTPQIVALSKLLLDPYYRTIEGFQVLVEMEWLDFGHKFADRCGHGENAEDLNERCPVFLQWLDCVHQLQRQFPCSFEFTEAFLVKLVQHTYSCLFGTFLCNSKKEREDQHIQERTCSVWSLLHPANRSFKNMLYSSLSETVLHPVYHVRNLMLWTAVYLPCSSPTTPYDESCVSYDLCGANPEGQPLFRHPKTRSFDNLPSACEAGNSLPPNRRSSDPSLNEKWQEHRRSLELSIMAGTDGTRLQGTEEWPNGQLVAGLNKTTLHMGTEECSQAINCVRLLLGEGVEAELSVDMAMGQIENILQEATADSLRDAKAEHANNHVISNDTENQYNTDNDLTVVERNGVAYGFEVSKDDYAEDDSGESLTRTKIINVQCSVVNEKSCDSVGQSFHSPDEVKATEYKKSVQIVLNKCTTKEAQNLHSSFSLTCAPPTAIKNVRNGYGEEVNNEHKLLCPLPKITRPVTEVAEILPSVLESSTETLTEDLSIQSETFVPLAISAQPKTEPTCLKHSPESDPEPQSTSRMQNGTCKQPSLSGLRLSFASAKPLHSMCNGDTSEPVPSTPQRALLSLNSSSSVQCCMHSGRSHLDDDGLSLHTDAMQQRLLQIEAGHQFEVEALKRQVQELWSQLQSQHAITKQRSLNGDLGNEMTSVADINLDPNCLSHCNTELFSETSWEQVDRQDTEAVTRWYPDHLAAQCYGCERGFWLVTRKHHCSNSLFSPFSHHRRKDCMEEAWYCGNVFCASCCDQKIPVPSQQLFEPSRVCKTCYNSLQSSAPPLDLEFDKSIMASSN